A region from the Aliarcobacter thereius LMG 24486 genome encodes:
- the kcuS gene encoding KCU-star family selenoprotein has product MFKHIKNLYEKSEKFFHPLVGLSSYEKYLEHMKRNHPDKEVLSRGDFFKESLDRRYNSGGFKKCC; this is encoded by the coding sequence ATGTTTAAACATATCAAGAATTTATATGAAAAATCTGAAAAGTTTTTTCATCCCCTTGTGGGACTATCTAGTTATGAAAAATATCTTGAGCATATGAAAAGAAATCATCCAGATAAAGAGGTTCTAAGTAGAGGAGATTTCTTTAAAGAGAGCCTAGATAGAAGATATAATAGTGGTGGTTTTAAAAAATGCTGTTAA
- a CDS encoding class I SAM-dependent methyltransferase, whose protein sequence is MKKREKGYVVDTAYPIFFYKEMSPLWLNSVINFLGFETRALGKKFSYLELGCATGINLIVSAINNPDASFIGVDFNKTHIDIAKNMAKELELNNIKFINCNFDSFLKTNDMKFDYIVCHGTYSWISKENQESILEIVYKLLNDLGIFYLHYMCFPASTSLIPIQKLFNIVDNSIKEDSIKSVQISKQLFYDLEKSGAFIDNEKIESIVKTLDNSDEYLAHEFLTDNWNPLFSSDVHKMVYDISKTTYIGSANPYENIDNISVPSRIQALIKEIKVPALKEYVKDLARNSKQRVDMFQRNPKILKSDEHIKTINKMRFKLLPNSPKTGEIIFKTQIGEIKASKEIISPLLEKLSKQIMSFEELLKLESFKNNPIFLIETIFLLMNEGYLQIVSNNYKEVNTRLVEKFNKKMMNENINLEILSECNTAI, encoded by the coding sequence ATGAAGAAAAGAGAAAAAGGATATGTAGTAGATACAGCATATCCGATATTCTTTTATAAAGAGATGTCACCACTTTGGTTAAATAGTGTTATAAATTTTCTTGGATTTGAAACAAGAGCTCTAGGTAAGAAGTTTTCTTATCTAGAGTTAGGATGTGCAACAGGAATTAACTTGATAGTTTCTGCAATAAACAATCCAGATGCTAGTTTTATAGGAGTAGATTTTAATAAAACTCATATTGATATTGCCAAAAATATGGCAAAAGAGTTGGAATTGAACAATATAAAATTTATTAATTGTAATTTTGATAGTTTTCTTAAAACAAATGATATGAAATTTGATTATATAGTTTGTCATGGAACATATTCTTGGATATCAAAAGAAAATCAAGAAAGTATTTTAGAAATTGTTTATAAATTATTAAATGATTTAGGAATATTTTATCTTCATTATATGTGTTTTCCTGCTTCAACATCTTTAATACCAATTCAAAAACTGTTTAATATTGTAGATAATAGTATAAAAGAGGATTCAATAAAAAGTGTTCAAATAAGCAAACAGTTATTTTATGATTTAGAAAAATCAGGAGCTTTTATAGATAATGAAAAAATAGAATCAATTGTAAAAACTTTAGATAATAGTGATGAATATTTAGCACACGAATTTTTGACAGATAACTGGAATCCTCTTTTTTCAAGTGATGTGCATAAAATGGTTTATGATATTTCTAAAACTACATATATTGGTAGTGCAAATCCATATGAAAATATAGATAATATAAGTGTTCCATCAAGAATACAAGCTTTAATTAAAGAGATTAAAGTCCCAGCTTTAAAAGAGTATGTAAAGGATTTAGCAAGAAATTCTAAACAAAGAGTTGATATGTTCCAAAGAAATCCAAAAATATTAAAGAGTGATGAACATATAAAGACTATAAATAAAATGAGATTTAAACTTCTTCCAAATTCTCCTAAAACTGGTGAAATAATTTTTAAAACACAAATTGGGGAGATTAAAGCATCAAAAGAGATAATATCTCCTTTATTAGAAAAATTATCTAAACAAATTATGAGTTTTGAAGAGTTATTAAAATTAGAAAGCTTTAAAAATAATCCAATTTTTCTAATAGAAACAATCTTTCTTTTAATGAATGAAGGTTATTTACAAATAGTTTCTAATAATTATAAAGAAGTTAACACTAGATTAGTTGAAAAATTTAATAAAAAAATGATGAATGAAAATATAAATTTAGAAATTCTTTCAGAATGTAATACAGCTATCTAA
- a CDS encoding MFS transporter, which yields MTQTQNRAIWILIISSSLILAITMGVRQSLGLFVSPINSSKYLDIVSISLALAIGQLVWGVAQPIFGAIADKKGSFGVLTFGALIMSLGLIITPFIESEFSLILSLGILVAAGAGAGSFSILIGATAKNLPSNKRSFAGGFINAGGSFGQFVFAPLVQYIINLFGWIYAMFVLAISTLFTIPLAKILTKKEIVEEKLVENSDTKLKEQLKNALKDRSYIFLHIGFFTCGFHVAFLVTHLPYEVAMCGLNANVSAYSLALIGFFNIFGSLYAGYLGTKYKMKYILAAIYFSRALMIVIYILSPKTELTFYIFSIAIGFTWLATVPPTAGIVGKLFGTKYLATLFGLTLLFHQIGGFFGAYLGGIFVDTYGSFLWMWYIDIALALLAAIINLPIKEDKI from the coding sequence ATGACACAGACTCAAAATAGAGCAATTTGGATTCTAATAATTTCATCATCTCTTATTTTAGCTATTACAATGGGAGTTAGACAATCTTTAGGACTTTTTGTATCTCCTATAAATTCATCAAAATATTTAGATATCGTATCTATTAGTTTAGCTTTAGCTATTGGTCAATTAGTTTGGGGAGTTGCCCAACCAATATTTGGAGCAATTGCTGATAAAAAAGGTTCTTTTGGAGTTTTGACTTTTGGAGCTTTAATTATGAGTTTAGGACTTATAATAACACCATTTATAGAATCAGAATTTTCATTGATATTAAGCTTGGGAATTTTAGTAGCTGCAGGAGCAGGAGCTGGAAGCTTTTCAATACTTATTGGAGCAACAGCAAAGAATCTACCTAGCAATAAACGATCTTTTGCAGGTGGATTTATAAATGCTGGTGGTTCTTTTGGGCAATTTGTTTTTGCTCCTTTAGTACAATATATCATAAACCTTTTTGGTTGGATTTATGCAATGTTTGTACTTGCTATTAGTACACTTTTTACTATCCCATTAGCAAAAATATTAACAAAAAAAGAGATAGTTGAAGAAAAGCTTGTAGAAAATAGTGATACTAAATTAAAAGAGCAGTTAAAAAATGCTTTAAAAGATAGAAGTTATATATTTTTACATATAGGATTCTTTACTTGTGGATTTCATGTTGCTTTTTTAGTTACACATCTTCCTTATGAGGTTGCAATGTGTGGACTTAATGCAAATGTATCTGCTTACTCTTTAGCACTAATAGGTTTTTTTAATATATTTGGCAGTTTATATGCAGGATATTTAGGAACAAAATATAAAATGAAATATATTTTAGCTGCAATATATTTTTCAAGAGCTTTAATGATAGTTATATATATTTTATCTCCAAAAACTGAACTTACTTTTTATATATTTTCAATTGCTATTGGTTTTACATGGTTAGCAACTGTTCCTCCAACAGCTGGAATTGTAGGGAAACTTTTTGGAACAAAATATTTAGCTACTCTTTTTGGATTAACACTATTGTTTCATCAAATTGGTGGTTTTTTTGGGGCATATTTAGGGGGAATTTTTGTAGATACTTATGGGAGTTTCTTATGGATGTGGTATATTGATATTGCTTTAGCTTTATTGGCTGCTATTATAAATCTTCCTATAAAAGAAGATAAGATATAG
- a CDS encoding PepSY-associated TM helix domain-containing protein, whose protein sequence is MHKSVWFQIHWFLGFIFGALLLIIGVSGAVLSYEKEILQMLNKDTYFVKAKENQVRLNEPEILKIFQDTNPEAKINNIYFSSKENSSIRLNIAKEGERKGVSVYLNPYTAEVLPEIVGKDFFMFFFTLHRWLAFDGDYRTIGKNAVAIGTIVAILLTIGGIIVYWPRVKSNFLKSFTFSFKHKKRAFLSTMHSAVGMWVVPFFLLLCLTGLYWSYDWYRSAMFTVMQVEQVKRVPLTKEQQAEQKALQAQGINYENIEKVVNIFKENVSRDYRNAGLRVIPNKDGIYTISYLYEDAYHYRETNSMEINPLTQEIIKETKYADKKLNEKMMSSMLPLHSGEFFGWFGQLAMFISSALMALFVITGYMLYYDRWKKKKAKAQKLKSQN, encoded by the coding sequence ATGCATAAGTCGGTTTGGTTTCAAATACACTGGTTTTTAGGTTTTATTTTTGGTGCACTTCTTCTAATAATTGGAGTTAGTGGAGCTGTGTTGTCTTATGAAAAAGAGATTCTACAAATGTTAAATAAAGATACATATTTTGTAAAAGCAAAAGAGAATCAAGTAAGACTAAATGAACCAGAAATTCTAAAGATTTTTCAAGATACTAATCCAGAAGCAAAGATAAATAATATATATTTTTCTAGCAAAGAGAATAGTTCTATTAGATTAAATATTGCAAAAGAGGGTGAAAGAAAAGGTGTAAGTGTATATTTAAATCCTTATACTGCTGAGGTTTTACCAGAAATTGTAGGAAAAGATTTTTTTATGTTTTTCTTTACTCTTCATAGATGGTTGGCATTTGATGGAGATTATAGAACAATTGGTAAAAATGCTGTCGCAATTGGAACAATAGTTGCAATATTATTAACTATTGGTGGAATAATAGTTTATTGGCCAAGAGTAAAAAGTAATTTTCTAAAAAGTTTTACTTTTAGTTTTAAACATAAGAAAAGAGCATTTTTATCAACAATGCATAGTGCAGTTGGTATGTGGGTTGTACCATTTTTCTTACTTCTATGTTTAACAGGATTATATTGGTCATATGACTGGTATAGAAGTGCAATGTTCACTGTAATGCAAGTTGAGCAAGTAAAAAGAGTTCCTCTTACAAAAGAACAACAAGCAGAGCAAAAAGCTTTACAAGCACAGGGAATTAACTATGAAAATATAGAAAAAGTAGTTAATATATTTAAAGAGAATGTTTCAAGAGATTATAGAAATGCAGGTTTAAGAGTTATCCCAAATAAGGATGGAATTTATACTATATCTTATTTATATGAAGATGCTTATCATTATAGAGAAACGAATAGTATGGAAATAAATCCACTAACACAAGAGATAATAAAAGAGACAAAATATGCTGATAAAAAACTAAATGAAAAGATGATGAGTAGTATGCTTCCTCTTCATAGTGGAGAGTTTTTTGGATGGTTTGGACAATTAGCCATGTTTATTTCTTCAGCTCTTATGGCACTATTTGTAATAACTGGATATATGCTTTATTATGATAGATGGAAAAAGAAAAAAGCAAAAGCTCAAAAATTAAAATCACAAAACTAA